The Candidatus Limnocylindrales bacterium genome has a segment encoding these proteins:
- a CDS encoding transglycosylase SLT domain-containing protein, producing the protein MTNPNQFLLFAVVVVSAVLNLAFLQGEAYPHPKPLLDKTKNLSDLTPEEREALIEKILSRLIRCESGGNPKAIGLDRNGATNRGILQFKPKTLRKFAIKYGFLPKTIKLSEVRARIHDPDLQIKTAREMIKRNGHRKQFWKTQFPGCSKRMGLW; encoded by the coding sequence ATGACAAATCCAAATCAATTTTTGCTTTTTGCCGTAGTTGTAGTAAGTGCAGTACTGAATTTAGCCTTTTTACAAGGAGAAGCTTATCCTCATCCAAAACCGCTTTTAGATAAGACTAAAAATCTTTCGGATCTTACTCCCGAAGAACGAGAGGCTCTTATCGAGAAGATCCTTTCGCGGCTCATAAGATGTGAAAGTGGGGGTAATCCTAAGGCGATAGGTTTAGACAGAAATGGCGCTACAAACCGAGGGATTTTACAATTCAAACCGAAAACCCTTCGTAAATTCGCAATTAAATATGGTTTTTTACCCAAAACTATTAAACTCAGTGAGGTGAGGGCCCGGATACATGATCCCGATTTGCAAATAAAGACGGCCCGGGAAATGATTAAACGAAATGGACATAGAAAACAGTTCTGGAAGACCCAATTTCCTGGATGCTCAAAGAGAATGGGATTATGGTAA
- a CDS encoding VCBS repeat-containing protein encodes MISGDGQLRVTRVFVLGFFILLKILIFTTGSVNAQIPNFIWSVKAGGTSSDFGNAIATDGLGNSIVTGSFRGTVTFGTITLTSTGGTSDSDIFIVKYDAFGNLLWVRQAGGVDIDEGFGVGVDGSGNITVTGSFRGTARFDTVSVTSAGLEDIFIARYDASGNLIWVRRAGGTSGDVGLSVAVDGLGNSIITGFFQGTATFGTTNLISTGGSDIFIVKYDASGNVIWARRAGGVGFDVGNSAVIDGSGNSFLTGQFQGTATFGNLTLTAAGGVNDFDIFIAKYDTAGNVIWAKRAGGSGSNDSGNGITVDGGGNSILTGQFQGTATFDTVRLTAAGGAADLDIFIAKYDISGNLLWVRQAGGTNLDVGTAIASDRAGNGVVTGSFKGTATFNTTSLTSAGGDDIFIAKYDTSGNLLWVKQAGGSGDDVGNGLVALGSGDIFLTGQFQGTATFDTTILTSTGSFDIFTSRLSSFLPTPTPTPTPGFPIHLVIDSDDYDGDRTTDFAVWRPTEGNWYTLGFQGNPGIQTWGVEGDIPVPGDYDGDGVADKAIWRPGDGTWWILFSSSGFINLLAWGLPGDIPVPADYDGDSLTDVAVWRPSEGNWYILSSMGSVFLIPWGLPGDIPVPGDYDGDKITDVAVWRPSEGNWYILFLSTGGVGLVPWGLPGDIPVPGDYDGDGITDPAIWRPSEGNWWITFPTGAFSLIPWGISGDIPTPGDYDGDGIADIAVWRPSEGNWYVLLSTGGFSLVPWGIPGDIPVSGSGK; translated from the coding sequence ATGATTTCTGGGGATGGGCAACTTAGAGTTACGAGGGTGTTTGTTCTGGGATTCTTTATACTTCTAAAGATCTTGATTTTTACGACCGGTTCGGTCAATGCTCAAATTCCCAACTTTATTTGGTCTGTGAAGGCCGGTGGCACAAGCAGTGATTTTGGCAATGCCATTGCGACCGATGGGTTGGGTAACAGTATTGTTACAGGCTCGTTCAGAGGTACTGTAACCTTCGGTACCATTACCCTGACCAGTACAGGCGGAACTTCAGACTCGGATATCTTTATCGTCAAGTATGATGCTTTTGGTAATCTGCTGTGGGTCAGGCAAGCGGGGGGTGTAGATATCGATGAAGGATTCGGTGTTGGCGTAGATGGATCAGGAAATATCACCGTTACCGGTTCGTTTAGAGGTACGGCCAGGTTTGACACCGTCTCGGTAACCAGTGCCGGTCTTGAAGATATTTTCATTGCCAGGTATGATGCTTCAGGTAATCTGATTTGGGTTAGACGGGCAGGTGGAACCAGCGGGGATGTTGGACTCAGCGTGGCTGTAGATGGATTGGGTAACAGTATCATTACGGGATTTTTTCAGGGTACTGCAACCTTTGGGACTACCAATTTGATCAGCACCGGAGGAAGCGATATTTTTATCGTCAAGTATGATGCCTCGGGTAATGTGATATGGGCCAGACGGGCCGGTGGTGTAGGCTTCGATGTGGGGAACAGTGCTGTGATAGATGGATCGGGTAACAGCTTCCTTACCGGACAGTTTCAAGGTACAGCGACCTTTGGCAATCTCACACTTACGGCTGCCGGGGGGGTGAATGACTTTGATATCTTCATCGCTAAATATGATACGGCGGGTAATGTGATATGGGCTAAACGAGCCGGCGGATCGGGTTCCAACGATTCGGGAAATGGTATTACAGTAGATGGAGGGGGAAATAGCATCCTTACCGGACAATTCCAGGGCACTGCAACTTTTGATACAGTGAGATTGACGGCAGCAGGTGGAGCGGCGGACCTGGATATCTTCATTGCCAAATATGACATTTCTGGTAATCTGTTGTGGGTGAGACAGGCCGGTGGAACGAACCTGGATGTTGGAACTGCCATTGCTTCCGATAGGGCGGGTAACGGTGTGGTGACCGGTTCATTTAAAGGAACTGCAACCTTCAATACAACTTCCTTAACAAGTGCTGGAGGAGATGATATTTTTATCGCCAAGTATGATACCTCAGGTAACCTGCTGTGGGTTAAGCAGGCCGGTGGAAGCGGCGATGATGTAGGAAACGGTCTTGTCGCTCTGGGATCGGGGGATATCTTCCTGACCGGTCAGTTTCAGGGTACGGCGACCTTCGATACAACGATCCTGACAAGTACCGGTAGCTTTGATATCTTTACCTCCCGATTAAGTTCCTTCCTCCCTACGCCGACACCCACTCCAACCCCGGGTTTTCCGATCCATCTCGTGATAGATTCCGACGATTATGATGGAGACCGTACGACAGATTTTGCTGTCTGGCGACCCACCGAAGGAAATTGGTATACTTTAGGCTTCCAGGGGAATCCCGGAATTCAAACCTGGGGCGTGGAAGGAGATATTCCGGTACCGGGTGATTACGATGGGGATGGAGTTGCTGATAAAGCCATATGGCGGCCTGGAGATGGGACCTGGTGGATCCTTTTCTCAAGTAGCGGCTTTATCAATTTATTGGCCTGGGGCCTACCGGGAGATATTCCGGTTCCGGCGGACTATGATGGAGATTCGCTTACCGATGTAGCCGTCTGGCGACCCAGTGAAGGAAATTGGTATATCCTTTCATCGATGGGGAGTGTCTTTCTAATCCCATGGGGTTTACCTGGAGATATTCCGGTTCCAGGGGATTATGATGGGGATAAGATTACCGATGTAGCCGTCTGGCGACCCAGTGAAGGAAATTGGTATATCCTTTTTCTATCAACGGGTGGAGTCGGTCTGGTACCCTGGGGTTTACCTGGGGATATTCCGGTTCCCGGGGATTATGATGGGGACGGGATAACCGATCCTGCCATCTGGCGACCCAGTGAAGGAAATTGGTGGATTACTTTCCCGACGGGTGCCTTCAGTTTGATTCCTTGGGGTATTTCTGGAGATATTCCAACGCCCGGGGATTATGATGGGGATGGAATTGCAGATATAGCCGTCTGGCGACCCAGTGAAGGAAATTGGTATGTTCTTTTATCCACAGGTGGCTTCAGTTTAGTTCCGTGGGGTATTCCCGGAGATATCCCGGTATCGGGTTCAGGTAAGTAA
- a CDS encoding M48 family metallopeptidase: MPFLKYVVIFFVLLSVLLGVSTDVQSGRGLNAVSIQQEWRFGDRLAQGISRKVNIVTDPFSVAYVNQLGQRIVQQTELRNLPWQFQIIRDNDVNAFNIPGGHVYIYTGLVQETDTESELVGVMAHEIAHGVKRHATEALIRQYQLRTLGSILLGQNPPAYERLLAQIVGAGYLAKHSRDDEREADRLGAYYMYQAGFDPNGMVIFFQKILAEENRQPGRLARLFSSHPLTQERIRNVSYEISRFPPRSGLITDEPQFHTFKNNLLGRGATYGRWGIGPGPGRNRY, from the coding sequence ATGCCTTTTCTAAAATATGTTGTAATTTTTTTTGTGTTGCTTAGCGTGTTGCTTGGCGTTTCTACAGATGTTCAATCGGGGAGAGGTCTTAATGCAGTTTCTATTCAGCAGGAATGGAGGTTTGGTGATCGACTGGCCCAGGGTATATCCCGAAAAGTAAATATCGTTACAGATCCTTTCAGTGTAGCCTATGTCAATCAACTCGGCCAACGAATTGTTCAGCAAACAGAGCTTCGAAATCTTCCCTGGCAGTTTCAGATCATTCGGGACAACGATGTCAATGCCTTTAATATTCCCGGGGGCCATGTCTATATCTATACGGGCCTGGTTCAAGAGACCGATACAGAGTCTGAGCTGGTTGGAGTCATGGCCCATGAAATCGCCCATGGGGTTAAAAGGCATGCTACAGAAGCTTTGATCCGACAATATCAACTTCGCACCCTCGGCTCCATCCTCCTGGGTCAAAACCCTCCGGCTTATGAAAGACTTTTAGCCCAGATTGTTGGAGCAGGATATCTGGCGAAACATAGTCGGGATGATGAACGAGAAGCAGACCGTCTGGGGGCTTATTATATGTATCAGGCTGGATTCGATCCCAATGGAATGGTTATCTTCTTTCAAAAGATCCTGGCCGAGGAAAATCGACAACCGGGCCGATTGGCCAGGTTGTTTTCCTCCCACCCGCTAACCCAGGAACGTATTCGAAATGTAAGTTATGAGATCAGCCGATTTCCCCCTAGATCGGGTTTGATCACCGATGAGCCTCAGTTTCATACCTTTAAAAACAATCTCCTGGGAAGGGGGGCAACCTATGGAAGATGGGGTATAGGACCCGGACCAGGAAGGAACCGGTACTAA
- a CDS encoding M48 family metallopeptidase: protein MQVAQSYIFSKYLVTFLVLISLLVGGCVGIQPGGGFNLVSLQQEWRLGNKLAQDIDRKSNLVTNPSSVAYINQLGQRLVQQTEFRNLPWEFHIIRSREINAFNIPGGHVYVYTGLIQKTSTESELAGVLAHEIAHGVERHATQALSTQYGLGIITSLLLGQNPPVYEQLLAQILGAGYMASYSRGAERQADQLGARYMYQAGFDPNGMVIFFQKLLEEERDRPGLIEKFFSTHPLTEERIRNVSYEISRFPPRPDLITDEPQFHDFKNSLVGGDSYERDWRRVRIPRRYRY, encoded by the coding sequence ATGCAAGTTGCTCAATCATATATCTTCTCAAAGTACCTGGTCACTTTTTTGGTACTTATAAGCCTCCTCGTTGGAGGTTGTGTGGGGATTCAACCGGGAGGCGGCTTTAATTTGGTTTCCCTGCAGCAGGAGTGGAGACTGGGAAATAAATTAGCTCAAGATATAGATCGAAAATCCAACCTGGTTACCAATCCTTCCAGTGTAGCTTATATCAATCAACTGGGACAACGCCTGGTTCAGCAAACAGAATTCCGAAATCTTCCCTGGGAGTTTCATATTATTCGAAGTAGAGAAATTAATGCCTTCAATATCCCTGGTGGGCATGTTTATGTCTATACAGGACTTATCCAGAAAACCAGCACAGAATCTGAACTCGCCGGAGTCCTGGCCCATGAAATCGCCCATGGGGTCGAAAGGCATGCCACACAGGCCCTGTCCACTCAATATGGCCTCGGTATTATCACCTCCCTCCTATTAGGACAAAACCCCCCGGTCTATGAACAGCTTCTGGCCCAGATTCTCGGTGCAGGATACATGGCAAGCTATAGTAGAGGCGCAGAAAGACAGGCAGATCAGCTAGGGGCTCGGTATATGTACCAGGCCGGCTTTGATCCTAATGGAATGGTAATCTTCTTTCAAAAGCTTTTGGAAGAAGAAAGAGATCGACCCGGTTTGATCGAAAAGTTCTTTTCTACCCATCCTTTGACAGAGGAACGGATCCGAAACGTTAGCTACGAGATTAGCCGATTTCCTCCAAGACCCGACTTGATTACCGATGAACCTCAATTTCACGATTTTAAGAATAGTCTGGTTGGAGGAGATAGCTATGAACGGGATTGGAGACGGGTGCGGATACCCCGAAGGTACCGCTACTGA